A section of the Verrucomicrobium sp. GAS474 genome encodes:
- a CDS encoding transporter substrate-binding domain-containing protein yields the protein MKSLPLLALLLLPFLAFAAPESTYDKVMRSGTIRVGYLASPPGVIKDPNTGKLTGIAVEALDKAAANLQLKTAYVEEGQWSTMIEGLATGRYDVVMMAWASGARARLADFSMPLFYSAVNAYARPDDKRFTPGASLDQILSANPDLKIATVDGDVTEVIAKSKFPNAKTYSLPQNADIASLLLSVSTKKADLVFEEAASAKYFLDHNPGTLREVSNGTPVGVCPNIMLIPRGQPEFKAMLNNALAELVDLGYVDTLIKQYEPFPGALLPLSTPYRVPGKLPK from the coding sequence TTCTCCCCTTCCTCGCCTTCGCCGCCCCCGAAAGCACCTACGACAAGGTGATGAGGAGCGGGACGATCCGCGTCGGCTACCTCGCCTCGCCCCCCGGCGTCATCAAGGACCCCAACACCGGCAAGCTGACCGGCATCGCCGTCGAGGCCCTCGACAAGGCCGCCGCCAACCTCCAGCTGAAGACCGCCTACGTGGAGGAAGGCCAGTGGAGCACGATGATCGAGGGGCTGGCGACCGGCCGCTACGACGTCGTCATGATGGCCTGGGCCTCCGGCGCCCGCGCCCGCCTCGCCGACTTCTCCATGCCCCTCTTCTACAGCGCCGTCAACGCCTACGCCCGGCCCGACGACAAGCGCTTCACCCCGGGAGCGTCCCTCGATCAAATCCTCTCCGCCAACCCCGACCTGAAAATCGCCACCGTCGACGGCGATGTCACCGAGGTCATTGCGAAGAGCAAGTTCCCCAACGCCAAGACCTACTCCCTCCCCCAGAACGCCGACATCGCCTCCCTCCTCCTCTCCGTCTCGACGAAGAAGGCCGACCTCGTCTTCGAGGAGGCCGCCTCGGCCAAGTACTTCCTCGACCACAATCCCGGCACCCTCCGCGAGGTCTCCAACGGCACCCCCGTCGGCGTCTGCCCGAACATCATGCTCATCCCGCGCGGCCAGCCCGAGTTCAAGGCGATGCTGAACAACGCCCTCGCCGAGCTCGTCGACCTCGGCTACGTCGACACCCTCATCAAGCAATACGAGCCCTTCCCCGGCGCGCTCCTCCCCCTCTCGACCCCTTACCGAGTGCCGGGAAAACTTCCCAAATAA
- a CDS encoding YbaB/EbfC family nucleoid-associated protein codes for MNIAKLMKQAQQMQAEAQKMQAELATKKYEATSGGGAVKAVASGEGSLLSLKIDPAIVKEGDAEMLEDLILSAVRDAIDQGRKEAQASMSKLTGGMGLPGF; via the coding sequence ATGAACATTGCGAAGTTGATGAAGCAGGCCCAGCAGATGCAGGCCGAAGCGCAGAAAATGCAGGCCGAGCTGGCGACGAAGAAGTACGAGGCGACGAGCGGCGGCGGCGCGGTGAAGGCCGTGGCGAGCGGCGAGGGGAGCCTCCTCTCCCTCAAGATCGATCCCGCCATCGTGAAGGAAGGCGATGCCGAGATGCTGGAGGACCTCATCCTCTCCGCCGTCCGCGACGCGATCGACCAGGGCCGCAAGGAGGCGCAGGCCTCGATGTCGAAGCTCACCGGCGGCATGGGCCTGCCCGGGTTCTAG
- the dnaX gene encoding DNA polymerase III subunit gamma/tau, which translates to MSDLDFALTSAAPAPAPAPYQVFARKYRPRTFAEVIGQEHITRTLSNAIGQGRLAQAYLLVGPRGTGKTSTARIIAKALNAPGGPQIDFDPDSEIAKEIAEGRCMDVLEIDGASNNGVEQVRDLRDNVRFAPTKGRFKIYIIDEVHMLTSAAFNALLKTLEEPPAHVKFIFATTEVHKVPATVLSRCQRFDFRRIPDAAIVSHLGHICAKEGATAEEGALRVIARHADGGLRDAEVALDQVIGFFGNRVEEAAVLEMFGLTGIGPVADLARAIVHGDASGLLRQSRSLAAAGKDITRLAHDLLKFFRDFALWQTAPEAVEAELAAGEKEAFSVLAANLTPRGTIAILEELGTLEGRLRYALSKDVLFEVTLLQLSQLRERVSIEAILHRLGGAAEAGSFSAAAPAATVAPVPAPASRPAPAAAAPIPAPAPVPAAAAVPAPSPVPEAVPAKKVDPAKVWARAVAQFAQERPLEAASIATTRVAEMRGDEIEIALPANLKHKIAAFMSPRNIPILQEVLRAEFGRPVGIVFLAIDEASKDPALIPAPVAAPTNEPPAPSNAAPAPGASAPLSKEPIRISEKEYKDDPLIRKALDLFQARVVSTKNS; encoded by the coding sequence ATGAGTGATCTTGATTTTGCCCTCACCTCCGCTGCCCCCGCTCCCGCTCCTGCGCCCTATCAGGTCTTCGCCCGGAAATACCGCCCCCGCACCTTCGCGGAAGTCATCGGACAGGAGCACATCACCCGTACGCTCTCCAACGCCATCGGGCAGGGCCGCCTCGCCCAGGCCTACCTCCTCGTCGGCCCGCGCGGCACGGGAAAGACCTCGACGGCCCGCATCATCGCCAAGGCGCTGAACGCCCCCGGCGGCCCCCAGATCGACTTCGACCCCGATTCCGAGATCGCGAAGGAAATCGCCGAGGGCCGCTGCATGGACGTCCTCGAGATCGACGGCGCCTCGAACAACGGCGTCGAGCAGGTCCGCGACCTCCGGGACAACGTCCGCTTCGCCCCGACGAAGGGCCGCTTCAAGATCTACATCATCGACGAGGTCCACATGCTGACCTCGGCGGCCTTCAATGCCCTCCTGAAGACCCTCGAGGAGCCGCCCGCCCACGTGAAGTTCATCTTCGCGACGACCGAGGTCCACAAGGTCCCCGCCACCGTCCTCTCCCGCTGCCAACGCTTCGACTTCCGCCGCATCCCCGACGCCGCCATCGTCTCCCACCTCGGCCACATCTGCGCCAAGGAAGGGGCGACGGCCGAGGAAGGGGCCCTCCGCGTCATCGCCCGCCACGCCGACGGCGGCCTGCGCGACGCCGAGGTCGCCCTCGACCAGGTCATCGGCTTCTTCGGGAACCGCGTCGAGGAGGCCGCCGTCCTGGAGATGTTCGGCCTCACCGGGATCGGCCCCGTCGCCGACCTCGCCCGGGCCATCGTCCACGGGGACGCCTCCGGCCTCCTCCGGCAGAGCCGCTCCCTCGCCGCCGCCGGGAAGGACATCACCCGCCTCGCCCACGACCTGCTGAAATTCTTCCGCGACTTCGCCCTCTGGCAGACCGCCCCCGAGGCCGTCGAGGCCGAGCTGGCCGCCGGGGAAAAGGAGGCCTTCTCCGTCCTCGCCGCGAACCTCACCCCGCGCGGGACGATCGCGATCCTCGAGGAGCTGGGAACCCTCGAAGGGCGTCTCCGCTACGCGCTGAGCAAGGACGTCCTCTTCGAGGTGACGCTCCTCCAGCTCTCCCAGCTCCGGGAACGGGTCTCCATCGAGGCGATCCTCCACCGCCTCGGCGGGGCCGCGGAGGCCGGTTCGTTCTCCGCCGCGGCTCCGGCGGCGACGGTGGCCCCGGTCCCCGCTCCCGCCTCTCGCCCCGCTCCGGCGGCGGCGGCTCCGATTCCTGCTCCGGCGCCCGTTCCGGCGGCGGCAGCGGTCCCGGCTCCCTCTCCCGTTCCCGAAGCGGTCCCGGCCAAGAAGGTCGATCCGGCGAAGGTCTGGGCGCGGGCGGTCGCCCAGTTCGCCCAGGAGCGGCCCCTCGAGGCGGCGAGCATCGCCACGACGCGGGTCGCCGAAATGCGCGGCGACGAGATCGAGATCGCCCTGCCCGCGAACCTGAAGCACAAAATCGCCGCCTTCATGTCGCCCCGGAACATCCCGATCCTCCAGGAGGTCCTCCGCGCCGAGTTCGGCCGTCCCGTCGGGATCGTCTTCCTCGCCATCGACGAGGCGTCGAAGGACCCCGCCCTCATTCCCGCCCCCGTCGCCGCCCCGACGAACGAGCCTCCCGCGCCCTCCAACGCCGCCCCCGCGCCCGGCGCTTCGGCCCCGCTCTCCAAGGAGCCGATCCGGATCAGCGAGAAGGAATACAAGGACGATCCGCTGATCCGCAAGGCGCTCGACCTCTTCCAGGCCCGCGTCGTCTCGACCAAGAACAGCTGA
- the recR gene encoding recombination mediator RecR — translation MADYPPSFSELIAALRQLPSVGARSAERLALFLVGAGPEVGGRLAAALTQAGRNIVACRECGFYAEREAEEGHGGEEGVLCPICRDGSRDGSLWCLVEQADDVVKFEKAAGGGFRGLYHVLGGKLSPLEGIGPDELRIAPMLARLATRPPKEVILALGTDVEGETTALYLAPLLKARGVAVSRLATGLPAGGGLEFADSVTLGYALAGRREI, via the coding sequence GTGGCCGACTATCCCCCCAGTTTCAGCGAGCTGATCGCCGCCCTGCGGCAGCTTCCCTCCGTCGGCGCGCGGAGCGCGGAGCGGCTCGCCCTCTTCCTCGTCGGGGCCGGCCCCGAGGTCGGCGGCCGCCTTGCCGCCGCGCTGACGCAGGCGGGGCGGAACATCGTCGCCTGCCGGGAATGCGGCTTCTACGCGGAGCGCGAGGCGGAGGAAGGCCACGGCGGGGAGGAGGGCGTCCTCTGCCCGATCTGCCGCGACGGGAGCCGCGACGGCTCCCTCTGGTGCCTCGTCGAGCAGGCCGACGACGTGGTGAAGTTCGAGAAGGCGGCGGGCGGCGGCTTCCGCGGCCTCTACCACGTCCTCGGCGGGAAGCTCTCCCCGCTCGAGGGGATCGGCCCCGACGAATTGCGGATCGCCCCGATGCTGGCCCGCCTCGCGACGCGGCCGCCGAAGGAAGTCATCCTCGCCCTCGGCACCGACGTCGAGGGGGAGACGACGGCCCTCTACCTCGCCCCCCTGCTGAAGGCGCGCGGCGTCGCCGTCTCCCGCCTCGCCACCGGGCTCCCCGCCGGGGGCGGCCTCGAGTTCGCCGACAGCGTGACGCTGGGGTACGCATTGGCGGGACGGCGGGAAATCTGA
- the leuA gene encoding 2-isopropylmalate synthase: MIPVPSAKYRPMQPVVMPFDMSGRQWPSRQLTAAPRWCSVDLRDGNQALAVPMNIEQKLEMFDALVKIGFKEIEVGFPSASETEYNFMRRLIEEGRIPDDVAIQVLVQAREDLIERTVESLKGAKKAIIHLYNSTSPAQRRIVFGLEKAEIVNIAVRGTKWIQDRVKAGRLPGTEVTFQYSPESFSATEVDFALEVCEAVVAQWQPTPQAKMILNLPDTVEVAMPNVYADQIEWFLTHVKNRESIVLSLHTHNDRGTGVAATELALLAGADRVEGTLFGNGERTGNLDIVIVALNLYTQGVAPGLDFSDLNGIRAMYEKVTKMEVPPRQPYGGDLVFTAFSGSHQDAINKGMKLQKEAAFKGQWDVPYLTIDPKDIGREYGEIIRINSQSGKGGVAWVLETEYGLALPKPMHKEFGPLANDHADKLGREISAEEIHALFNEVYVTQPGAKYHLIEFHSESDRLKPPTARGEAILNVDGEGVTVRGTGNGPIAAFVAAISPLVGPFEVIHYSEHALGTGAKAEAIAYIQLKFPDGKTVFGAGRNTSIETASIGAVVSALNRAGKK; this comes from the coding sequence ATGATCCCCGTCCCGTCCGCCAAATACCGTCCGATGCAGCCCGTCGTCATGCCGTTCGACATGAGCGGCCGCCAATGGCCCTCGCGCCAGCTCACCGCCGCCCCGCGCTGGTGCAGCGTCGACCTCCGCGACGGCAACCAGGCCCTCGCCGTCCCGATGAACATCGAGCAGAAGCTCGAGATGTTCGACGCCCTCGTGAAGATCGGCTTCAAGGAGATCGAGGTCGGCTTCCCCTCCGCCTCGGAGACCGAGTACAACTTCATGCGCCGCCTCATCGAGGAGGGCCGCATCCCCGACGACGTGGCGATCCAGGTCCTCGTCCAGGCCCGCGAGGACCTGATCGAGCGGACCGTCGAATCGCTGAAGGGGGCGAAGAAGGCGATCATCCACCTCTACAACTCGACCTCCCCCGCCCAGCGCCGGATCGTCTTCGGGCTGGAGAAGGCCGAGATCGTGAACATCGCCGTCCGAGGGACGAAGTGGATCCAGGACCGCGTGAAGGCGGGCCGCCTCCCCGGGACCGAGGTGACGTTCCAATACTCGCCGGAGAGCTTCTCCGCCACCGAGGTCGACTTCGCCCTCGAGGTCTGCGAGGCCGTCGTCGCCCAGTGGCAGCCGACGCCCCAGGCCAAGATGATCCTCAACCTCCCCGACACCGTCGAGGTGGCGATGCCGAACGTCTATGCCGACCAGATCGAGTGGTTCCTGACCCACGTGAAGAACCGCGAGTCGATCGTCCTCAGCCTCCACACCCACAACGACCGCGGTACCGGCGTCGCCGCGACCGAGCTGGCGCTGCTGGCCGGGGCCGACCGCGTCGAGGGGACCCTCTTCGGCAACGGCGAGCGGACCGGCAACCTCGACATCGTGATCGTGGCGCTGAACCTCTACACGCAGGGCGTCGCCCCCGGCCTCGATTTCTCCGACCTGAACGGCATCCGCGCGATGTACGAGAAGGTGACCAAGATGGAGGTGCCCCCCCGGCAGCCCTACGGCGGCGACCTCGTCTTCACCGCCTTCTCCGGCTCCCACCAGGACGCGATCAACAAGGGGATGAAACTCCAGAAGGAGGCCGCCTTCAAGGGCCAGTGGGACGTCCCCTACCTGACGATCGACCCGAAGGACATCGGCCGCGAATACGGCGAGATCATCCGCATCAACAGCCAGTCCGGGAAGGGCGGCGTCGCCTGGGTCCTGGAGACCGAGTACGGCCTCGCCCTGCCGAAGCCGATGCACAAGGAATTCGGCCCCCTGGCGAACGACCATGCCGACAAGCTGGGCCGTGAGATCAGCGCGGAGGAGATCCACGCGCTCTTCAACGAGGTCTACGTCACCCAGCCCGGGGCGAAGTATCACCTGATCGAGTTCCACTCCGAGAGCGACCGCCTGAAGCCGCCGACGGCCCGCGGCGAGGCGATCCTCAACGTCGACGGCGAGGGCGTGACCGTGCGGGGAACCGGCAACGGCCCCATCGCGGCCTTCGTCGCGGCGATCTCCCCGCTCGTCGGGCCCTTCGAGGTCATCCACTACTCGGAGCATGCCCTCGGGACGGGGGCGAAGGCCGAGGCGATCGCCTACATCCAGCTGAAGTTCCCCGACGGGAAGACGGTCTTCGGCGCGGGCCGCAACACGAGCATCGAGACGGCCTCGATCGGGGCCGTCGTCAGCGCCCTGAACCGGGCCGGGAAGAAGTAG
- a CDS encoding ABC transporter permease subunit: MDFLHSVADILVRYREGLAGGLLVTLKLCAVVWSCGLALGSLLGVAAARLPKSVGWPVRGASFVLGGMPLLVFLFWLHYPLQSLLDVVIDPFYTAAFALSVVNVFLVSDIVRHAVTDFPRQYVIAGEVCGMDRRAILRRIEAPLVLRQILPGLLAAQVTMLQCTLFASLISVEEIFRVAQRINSTIYRPVEIYTALGVLFLAVCLPLNGLALWLKHRFTRDLSEQ, encoded by the coding sequence GTGGACTTCCTCCACTCCGTCGCCGACATCCTCGTCCGCTACCGGGAAGGGCTCGCGGGCGGCCTCCTCGTCACGCTGAAGCTCTGCGCCGTCGTCTGGAGCTGCGGCCTCGCGCTCGGCAGCCTCCTCGGCGTCGCCGCGGCCCGCCTGCCGAAGAGCGTCGGCTGGCCCGTGCGCGGGGCCTCCTTCGTCCTCGGCGGGATGCCGCTCCTCGTCTTCCTCTTCTGGCTCCACTACCCGCTCCAGAGCCTCCTCGATGTCGTCATCGATCCCTTCTACACCGCCGCCTTCGCCCTCTCGGTGGTGAACGTCTTCCTCGTCTCCGACATCGTCCGCCACGCCGTCACCGACTTCCCCCGGCAATACGTGATCGCGGGCGAGGTCTGCGGCATGGACCGCCGCGCCATCCTCCGCCGCATCGAGGCCCCGCTCGTCCTCCGGCAGATCCTCCCCGGCCTCCTCGCCGCCCAGGTCACGATGCTGCAGTGCACCCTCTTCGCGAGCCTCATCTCGGTCGAGGAGATCTTCCGCGTCGCCCAGCGGATCAACTCGACGATCTACCGCCCCGTCGAGATCTACACCGCCCTCGGGGTCCTCTTCCTCGCCGTCTGCCTCCCGCTCAACGGCCTCGCCCTCTGGCTCAAGCACCGCTTCACCCGCGACCTCTCGGAACAATAG
- a CDS encoding L-dopachrome tautomerase-related protein produces the protein MPFRFPALVSLLLLLAGAAALRADTPSTAVVAAPAPAPKPAPAPVPPSSPALEEVFADPTYQFTGVAVSVSGRLFVCYPYWLDAHRYSVVEVAKDGSTKPYPDATWNSFQKGENGQDKFVCAQAVYADDWGSLWVVDSAGIGLGDVYQHANKVVRIDLKTNKVTRVYRFPEAVAGAKSYLNDIRVDGPRGFAYLTSSSNGGIVVLNLATGESRLVLHGHPSTLSDPAYRFVVDGRELATAAGPAKIHSDGIALSPDRNKLYFKPLTDNKLYRIDTELLRDPKVPEMPIESAVESLGRFVATDGMEMDAKGNLYLGDIENNRIIKITPDLQKLSLIQDSSRLLWPDSYSLHGGYLYLTCSQINLMPAFHDGQNRFRPPFRIYRLKL, from the coding sequence ATGCCTTTCCGATTCCCCGCCCTCGTCTCCCTCCTACTCCTTCTTGCCGGAGCCGCCGCCCTGCGGGCCGACACCCCCTCGACTGCCGTTGTTGCCGCGCCCGCACCGGCTCCCAAGCCCGCACCGGCCCCCGTTCCCCCTTCGTCCCCGGCACTCGAGGAAGTCTTCGCCGATCCGACCTACCAGTTCACCGGCGTCGCCGTCTCGGTCAGCGGGCGGCTCTTCGTCTGCTACCCCTACTGGCTCGACGCCCACCGCTATTCCGTCGTCGAGGTCGCGAAGGACGGCTCGACGAAGCCCTACCCCGACGCCACGTGGAACAGCTTCCAGAAAGGCGAGAACGGGCAGGATAAATTCGTCTGCGCCCAGGCCGTCTACGCCGACGACTGGGGTTCCCTCTGGGTCGTCGACTCCGCCGGGATCGGCCTCGGCGACGTCTACCAGCACGCGAACAAGGTCGTCCGCATCGACCTGAAGACGAACAAGGTCACCCGCGTCTACCGCTTCCCCGAGGCCGTCGCCGGGGCGAAGAGCTATCTCAACGACATCCGGGTCGACGGCCCCCGGGGCTTCGCCTACCTCACCTCGTCGAGCAACGGCGGGATCGTCGTCCTCAACCTCGCCACCGGCGAATCCCGCCTCGTCCTCCACGGCCATCCCTCGACGCTCTCCGACCCCGCCTACCGCTTCGTCGTCGACGGGCGGGAACTGGCCACCGCCGCGGGCCCGGCGAAGATCCACTCCGACGGCATCGCCCTGAGCCCCGACAGGAACAAGCTCTACTTCAAGCCCCTCACCGACAACAAACTCTACCGCATCGACACCGAGCTCCTCCGCGATCCGAAGGTCCCCGAGATGCCAATCGAATCGGCGGTCGAATCCCTCGGCCGCTTCGTCGCCACCGACGGCATGGAGATGGACGCCAAGGGCAACCTCTACCTGGGCGACATCGAAAATAACCGCATCATCAAGATCACCCCCGACCTCCAGAAGCTGAGCCTCATCCAGGACTCCTCCCGCCTCCTCTGGCCCGACAGCTACAGCCTCCACGGCGGCTACCTCTACCTCACCTGCTCCCAGATCAACCTCATGCCCGCCTTCCACGACGGCCAAAACCGCTTCCGCCCGCCGTTCCGGATCTATCGGCTGAAGCTCTGA
- a CDS encoding PspC domain-containing protein, with protein MNSLGDNGKKHLRKSANKLIFGVCAGVAEYLDVDPTLVRVIWALLILLYGTGVLVYLILALIMPKPVGSL; from the coding sequence ATGAACAGCCTCGGCGATAACGGGAAGAAGCATCTTCGGAAAAGCGCGAACAAGCTCATCTTCGGCGTCTGCGCCGGGGTGGCCGAATACCTCGACGTCGACCCGACCCTGGTCCGCGTCATCTGGGCGCTCCTCATCCTCCTGTACGGGACCGGCGTCCTCGTCTACCTGATCCTGGCGTTGATCATGCCGAAGCCGGTCGGTTCCCTCTGA
- a CDS encoding ATP-binding cassette domain-containing protein, translating into MSAPFLKAENLRKTRDGQPVLDDLSLELRAGEITAIVGPSGGGKSTLLRALSLVEKPDSGTLRIDGVPYLFPDAENPAPPWPKLTVVFQQFFLWPHLTLRENIALPLVSAGKSKEEIADLIAPLAQTFGMESFLSRHPNAVSGGQRQRAALARALALKPQCLLLDEITSALDLEQARILFDHLLTLREQGIALALVTHSLGFARAHADIVHFLDQGRLAETGGREILSTPQSDRLRQFLLS; encoded by the coding sequence ATGAGCGCGCCTTTCCTGAAAGCGGAGAACCTGCGGAAAACGCGCGACGGCCAACCCGTCCTCGACGACCTCTCGCTCGAACTCCGCGCCGGGGAAATCACCGCCATCGTCGGCCCGAGCGGCGGCGGCAAGTCGACCCTCCTCCGCGCCCTCTCCCTCGTCGAGAAGCCCGACAGCGGCACCCTCCGCATCGACGGCGTCCCCTACCTCTTCCCGGACGCGGAGAATCCCGCCCCGCCCTGGCCGAAGCTCACCGTCGTCTTCCAACAGTTCTTCCTCTGGCCCCACCTCACCCTCCGGGAGAACATCGCCCTCCCGCTCGTGAGCGCCGGAAAATCGAAGGAGGAGATCGCCGACCTCATCGCCCCCCTCGCGCAGACCTTCGGGATGGAGTCCTTCCTTTCCCGCCACCCGAACGCCGTCTCCGGCGGCCAACGCCAGCGGGCCGCCCTCGCCCGCGCCCTGGCGCTGAAGCCCCAGTGCCTCCTCCTCGACGAGATCACCTCGGCCCTCGACCTCGAACAAGCGCGCATCCTCTTCGACCACCTCCTCACCCTCCGCGAGCAGGGCATCGCCCTCGCCCTCGTCACCCACTCCCTCGGCTTCGCCCGCGCCCATGCCGACATCGTCCACTTCCTCGACCAGGGCCGCCTCGCCGAAACCGGAGGCCGGGAAATCCTCTCCACCCCGCAGAGCGACCGCCTCCGGCAGTTCCTTCTTTCCTGA